GTAGAAAAATCACCCATTTCAATTTTCATTTTGTCCTTGCATTCCTTTCCGATATTGGGAAGGCGCAATGCCAAACCGTTTTTTAAACACTTTATTGAAATAATGGCTGTCGCTAAAACCTACCAATTCCGATAATTCTGACATACTCAAATTTGTGTTTTGTAGTAATTCACAAGCATGATCCAATCGAAATTTACACACCAAATCAGAAAAACTCTGACCAGTATGTTTTTTTAATAATTTAGATATATAACTGGAAGAATAAGAAAACTGCTGTTCTAATTCATTTAATGTAATATCTTTACAATGTTCATTGATATAAGCGATCATATCTGGAAGTACCGCTGTTTTTGAACGGATGTGCTCCTCAATATGGTGGTCAAAAGCATATTGGCGGGTGAGCAGCCCAAATAACATGGATAATCCTGATTCCATAATTTTAATATAAAACGGTTGTTTATTGATATACTCATAAATAATTCCAGTTACTGTTTCATCAATCGAAGGATTATGGTGGGTTGGAAAATAAATATAATCTCTTGTCTGATTCATCTGATATAAATAATTGAAAAAGAATTCGCTTAAAAATTTATTGTCCGAAAGCAGTGACATCATCGAGGTCTCAAACAGCTTTTTGCTTAACATTACATTAAAGACACAATCAGTAGGTTCCATGATATACGGTGCATGTAGTACATTAGGATTTAATAATAGAATATCCCCTTGGTGAAGTTCTATTTCATGATCTTGAAAACGGTTGATACAGGTTCCATGGTAGACATAAATTAACTCAAAATAGGTATGATTATGGAAATAAGGAAGTTGTTTTGGAGGAACTTCATCCTGACTATGTATCAACACAGAAATCGTTTCCCCTTCTTTTAACATTCCTTCAATGGGAACTACATAAAATCCAGACTGACTTACCTGATTATGAATCCACGTTTTCAATGAGTTTTTACTATTATATTGTTGGGTACGTTGTATTTCTTTTTGAATGTACATATCAAGATTCACAAAAAATCACCACACTTATTTTATATTTTACCAAAAAGAACGTTTTTTTACCAGTTATTTTACCAAAAATAGCGTAGAATCACTTCTCTTTTCTTTTTATACTATATATCATACTATAAATGAAAGGAAAAAGAAACTATGAAGCAAAAAGTATTAAAAAAAATATCCGCAGCTGGTTTAGCTGGTTTAATTGCAGCTGTTTCGGTTACAGCAGCAATTCCCAGTGTTTCTGCTGCTGAAAGTGGAAATCCTACGTTTGCTACAGAATTTAAGGATCCATCTGGCACTGCAAAACCATTTATCCGTTGGTGGGTTATGCCAGGTGCAATGACTGAACAGGAAACGAAACGAGAAATCCGCCAAATGGCTGAAGCCGGCTTTGGAGGAATTGAACTAGTAGCACTGTCTACAGTTGCGTCATTTGGTTCAGAAGGTTGGAATCAATGTATGCAATGGGCATTAGAAGAAGCTTTAGACTGTGGAATTCAGTTAGATTTTACAATCGGGCAAGGTTGGCCAATAAAAACCCCAGCAATTACTGACAAAAATGATATTCGGACAGAACAAGGATTATTCTATAAAAATGTAGATTTTATTGCTACTACTGGAAATATGGCATATACAGCAGATCAAATTCCATTTCCAGATGAGCAATTTGAAACAGAACGTCCTTATGAACTGGTCGCTGTTACTGCTGCCAAGCAGGTAGATGGTATTTATGACCCTAATAGTGCTATTGATATTACATCATCTATTACCGGAATGTCCGATAATACAGATGTTTCCAATGCCAGTTTAAACTGGACTGCTCCGGAAGAAGGAAATTGGACAATTTTTTATTTATACCGTCAAGCAATTTCTACTGCTTCTAGCTGGGGTTCTTCTGACCCTGTAATCGACCATTTTAGCAAAGACGCTACCCAAGCTGTTCTAGATTATTGGGAAAACACTGTAATGGCTGGCGACTTAAAAGGGTTATATGAACAAAATGGCGGCAATATCTTCTGTGATTCCCTAGAATTAGGGCAAGCTACTAAAGACCAGTCCGCATTTTGGACGGCAAATCTGTTAGAAGAATTTAAAATGCGTCGTGGTTATGATTTAACCCCATATCTTCCAGCAATCTTTATGGAAGGATTTTATCCTTACTATTCCCATACCAAAGGCGCTGATGCAGCTTCCGATTTTAATTTTGGTACACAGGGCACCCAAATTAGAGAAGATTTTTACCAGACATTAACAGAATTATTTACCGAAAACCACGTTGCTGTCATTCGTGATTGGGCAAATACTCATAACATGAAACTTCGCTATCAAGTATATGGGAACTGTATGGAAGTAACGGAAGCTTCCCTGGCAACTGATATTGTAGAAACTGAATCCTGGGGACATTTTGATAATAAAGATATGTACCGTACCCAAAGTGGTGTAGTACATATGACGGGCAGCAATATCTACTCCACAGAGTCCTCTGCTGTTAAAAATCTAGGTTGGGCACAAACTTGGACGGGCTCTCACCGTTCCGACAAAGAACTAGATGAAAACGGATATTATTGGCCAACCGATGGTACAAACTACGTTTATCCAGGCGGAGACGACAATCTGGCAGGTGCAGATGTGATCAATGAAGATGCAGGTTTACTGTATCATTATAACCGTGAACTTGCAACTGGTGTTAACCGTATTGTTATGCACGGATTTTCATATAAGTCCTCTCTTATGCAGCAATGGCCTGGAGATTCCTTTATGTCCATGGCTGGATTCCCAAATGAATGGGATGACAAAACACCAATGTGGAACCATATTGACCAAATGACAGATTATTTGGCACGCACCCAATATGTGATGCAAAAAGGCCAAGCTGATATTGATTTGGCTATTTACCGTAAAGCAAATTACGAACGCAGCGAAGGGTTTGACTGGGCTTTAAACGAACTTGAAAAAGCCGGATATACTTACGATTTTGCCGCACCAGCTTTATTGGATTTAGATAACGCCGTTACATCTACTGTAAATGGAAAAACAGTTCTGGCTGCTGATGGCCCTTCTTATAAAGCGCTGATATTAGACCAACGATATTTAGTAACAGAAGGTCAAGAAAAAGATGGACTTACTGCATCCAGCATGCCAGTGGCTACAGCAGAAAAAATCTTGAACTACGCAAAAGCTGGCTTACCAATTGTTATTGTTGGAGAAGCTCCAAGCAAAGTGGGCTCCTTCTGTGGCTCTGATGAAGCAATGAATGCTGAAAACGCTAAGCTTGCTGAAATTATGGCTGAAATTGAAGCACTGTCAACAACAAAAATTGTTGCTACAAAAGATAATGTCCCTGCTGCATTATCTGAACTAGGGGTATCGTCTGATGTACAGAAAGATAATGATTCCGCCTTATTAAACTTCCATCGTACCGATGCAGATGCTGATTATTATTATCTCTATAATTCTGATTTGAATGAAGAAATTTCCCAAACTATTTCTTTACAGGGAGAAGGCACTCCTTACTTCTTGGATCCATGGTCCGGTGAAATCACCCAAATCGCAGAATATACACAGGAAGATGGCAAAACTACAATCTCTGTTGACTTAAAAGCAAATGAGAACATGCTTATTGCTCTGGCAAAAGATACTTGGACTGGCGCTTCCGCAAATGGAAACCATATTACCAAAACCAATGCTGATTCTGTGGGATACCAAGATGGTACTCTTGTTGCTAGAACATCCAAACAAGGAAACTACACATTTGACTTCAGCAATGGCACCTCTAGTACCGTTGAAATAAATGCTGCTCAACAACCTATTACTTTGAACCACTGGACAATGAATTTGGAATCCTGGTCTGCTGGTGATACTGCTTTGGAAACCAAAAAAGAAAATTTAGGCCCATATGAATTGGATGAATTAGTACCTTGGAACGAAATTGAAGGTTTAGAGGATGTAGCAGGCGTTGCTACCTACAATACTTCCTTTGAGCTAGAAAACGGCTGGGAACAAGGGCAAGGCGCTATGATTTCCTTTACCAGAGTATCTGATACCATGAAATTAAAGGTAAATGGTACTGAAGTACCAGTTAACCAGCTTTCCAATACTATTGACATTGGAAAGTACCTAGTAAAAGGTACAAACAATATTACAGTAGAGGTTACCTCCAATCTAGCAAACATCAAAACAGAACGCACTCAGGAATTTGGTATTATTGGTGATGTAACAGTTACTCCATATGTACAAACTACCTTAGAAGTTCCTGAACCAGAACAACCAACCCCAAGCGAACCTTCCAATCCATCCACTCCTTCTGAAACTCCATCAGAAACTCCTTCCAATCCTTCTACCCCATCTACTTCCACTCCAACCACAGGGGATATGGCATTCCCAGCATTGATCGTTGCATTAGGGGCTGCTGGCGCTACTGCTCTGGTTATTGCAAAACGGAAAAAACATTAATTTTAAGTTGTACAGTAAAAGGTACAACATTTAACCTATCAAAAAACCACCAGTTTTTTAAGACTGGTGGTTTTTCTATTTACTTTCTTGCCTATTTCATACAAATTTATATAGAGTTTATCAGCCATTCAATGCTTTTCGTCCTTCATCCCTATATGAACACCTATGATTCATTCTGCATCCCTTTTCGATATTGGGAAGGGGCAACTCCAAACCGCTTTTTAAATACCTTGTTCAAATAATTACTGTCATTAAAGCCTATCTGTTCTGCTATTTCAGTCATATCCAAATTCGTTGTCTGTAATAATTCCTTAGCGTGGTCCAGCTTAAAATTGTGGACAATTTCAGAAAACGTTTTACCGGTATGTTGTTTCATCAACCGTGAAATATGCCCCGATGAATAATTAAAATGATCCTGTACTTCTGTTAGTGTGACACTTTTATAATTTTGGGCAATGTATGCAATAATATCTGGCAGTAAACTATTTTGTCCCAAATTATTTTGGTCAATATGGTTGGTTTCGATATATTGGCGGGACAAATAAGCAAATAGGATCACCAAATATGATTGGACAACTTTATGGTACCCTGGTTTTTTGCTCAAATACTCCCCTATCATGCTAGTAATCGTATCTTGAATTTGATGGTTTTGAAAACTATCAAAATACATATAATCCTTGGTTTTATTCATCTGGTAGAAATAGTTGACAAAAAAATTGCTCATCAATTTATTATCCGATAATAGCTGCCACATAGAACCTTCAAATAGGGACTTGCTTAGCATAATATTAAAGACGCAGTCATTCTCCTCTGTAGTATATAAATGATGGATAATCGTAGGATTTAATAAAAGGATGTCACCTTGATGAAGTTGGATAACAGCATCCTGGAACTGGTTGAAACATCCTCCACGATAAACATAAACCATCTCAAAATAATCATGGTTATGCCATAGTATCTGTTTTGGTTTGTGCATTCTTTTGCAAGTTTTTCCATGTAATAGGATAACAATATCACGGTCAAGTCCTTTGGATATCCCATCAAATGGAATCGTATAAAATCCCTGTTGGTCTAATTGCAACTGTCTTTTTTCTTTTACCTTCGGGTCAAATAAAATATGGGCTGCACGTTTATATTCTGCTTGTAAGTATTGGTTAAGATCCATAAAAAATCCTCATATCTTTCTCTATTTTCACCATATAAATCATCAAATTACCAAATTGGTTGTGTTTTCATTACATGGAATCCTTTCAATAAATTCATTACACTATTAGTATAACATTTATGGAAAGGATTGAAAATCAAAAATGAAGAAAAAATTTGTGAAACGGGTTTCTTGCATCACACTAGCGGCGGCTTTGTCGTTTAGTATGCTTGGCAATACCATTCCAGCAACCGCTGAGTCAGAAACCCAAACAACCTCATTTGCAGAACAGTTCCAAAATCCAGGAGGCTCATCAAAACCTTATGCTCGTTGGTGGATCTGCCCTGGTATCATGACAGAAGAAGAGACACGTCGGGAAATCCGCACCATGGCAGAAGGCGGATTTGGTGGGTTAGAGCTTGTTGGAATGGATTTAACAACTGTTCCCTTTGGAAGCGATGAATGGAATCAAACGATGAAATGGGCATTGGACGAAGCAATTAAATGTGGGATTACCCTGGATTTCACCTTGAGCCAAATGTGGCCTTTATCCGTACCGGCTATCACCGATGTAAACGACACCAGGTTAGAACAAGGGTTATTTTATAAGGATGTTGCCTTTACCGCAACCGATAACCAAATGGTATACCAGGAAAATAGCCTGCCCATTCCAGATGGAAATTTTGATACTGAAATGGAAAGCGAACTGGTTGCAGTAACAGCTGCTCAAAAACAATCAGATGGGTCTTATGATTCTACTACAGCAATTGATCTGATGAAAGATCAGAACGCCACAATCGACCAAACTGCTGGAACCATTACATGGACTGCACCAAAAGAAGGAGACTGGACAATATTTTATATTTATCGGCAATCTACAGGGGTTATGGCAAAAGCAGGTGGAACTTATGTAATTGACCATACCAGCAAAGAGGCAACCCAGGCATTAATTGACTGTTGGGAAGAAGGGTTCCGAAAAGATCCTGAATTACAAGCCTTGTATGAAAAAAATGGAGGCAGTGTATATGCTGATTCATTAGAATTAGGTAACCAGAAAAAACCTGAAGCTGCTATGTGGACAAAAGATTTACTGGAAGAATTCCAAACCCGTCGCGGATATGATTTAACACCATATTTACCAGCAATATTTATGGACAATTTTTATCCTTATTATGCCCACAAAAATACAATAGATAGTAACTCACATTTTGATTTTAACGAGGTTGGCTATCAGGTAAGGATGGATTTTTTCAAAACATTAACCGAATTATACAACGAAAACCATCTTTCCACGTTAGCAGAATGGGCCCACAGCCATAACATGACATTACGCTATCAGGGCAGTTATAATTCTCCCTTTGAAATTACTGATTCTGTTTTAAATGTAGATATTTCAGAAACAGAATCCTGGAATATGCATGACACCCGTGATGGATACCGTTTACAAAGTGGCGCCGTCCATATGAAAGGCGACCAAATATATTCCACTGAATCCTCAGCTCTATCTGGATTGGCATGGAGGCAAACCTGGACAGGTTCCTACACTCAGGGAATCGACGGATACCCCAATAATAACGATTCCGCAGACGGAACTTCTTTAGATGTTGGTTTGTTGACCTATTTGAACCGCGAATTTGCTACTGGAGTCAATCGAGTAGTCATGCATGGATTTTCTTATAAATCAGATCAAACCAATTCCTGGCCTGGAGACTCTGGAATGTCGGATAAAGCTGGTTTTCCAAACGAATGGGATGATAAAACTCCATTGTGGCAGCATGTCAATGCAATGACCGATTATTTATCTAGAATACAGTTTGTTTTACAACAGGGACAGGGAAATATTGATCTGGCACTCTACCGTTACAATTATTATGATACATCAAGTCTATTAGATGCTGATTTAAATGCATTAGAATCCAACGGATATTCCTACGATTATGTTTCTCCTACTGTTTTAAATATGGACAACGCTGTTGTATCCATACAAAATGGTCAGCCTGTTTTAGCTGCGGATGGCCCTTCTTATAAAGCATTGGTAATCGACCAACGGTTAAACGCAGATACCGGTGAACAGAAAACCTGCGATATGCCTTTGGAAACTGCCAAAAAAATCCTAGATTACGCAGAAGCTGGATTGCCTGTTATCATTCTTGGTGATGTACCAACTAGTGTGGGTAGCTATGGCGGTAGTGTTGAGAAAATGAATCAGCAAAATGCTCAGTTAGCACAGGTGATGCAGGAACTATGCAGTCTGGATAGTGTTATTTTACTTTCCAATTCCAATCGCGAAAACCTGGTTGCTACACTAAAACAGATTTCGATTACCCCAGACGCAACTCCAAATCAGCCTTCTACCAATTTGTTCTATCACCGCAGTGATGAAAATGTAGAATATTACTATGCTTACAATAATAGTTTAAAAGAAAGCTGTACCCAATCTGTCACATTTGAAGGGGAAGGTATTCCATACCAGTTAGATCCATGGTCTGGTGAAATTAGTCCAATTGCTCAATATGAACAAAAAGATGGCAAAACCATTCTTGAAGTCTCATTACAGCCAAATGATAATATGTTGATTGCCATCGCAAAAGAAGGTTGGAACGATACTACCCCGCAAAACCATATTGTATCATCAGATGTCCCAGTAGTGTATGATGAAAATGGAAATCTAGTAGCACGGACAACAGAACAAAACAGCTATTCCTTTACCAATCAAAATGGAGATATTACCTCAATTCAGGTAGAAGCAGCAGAGGAACCGCTCCAATTAAATCAATGGACCATGCAAATAGAATCCTGGACACCGGGCGAAACTCCACTGGAAACCAACAAAGAGATTTTAGGGCCATATCAATTGGATCAATTAGTACCTTGGAACGAAATTGAAGGTTTAGAGGATGTAGCAGGTGTTGCTACCTACAATACTTCTTTTGAACTGGAAAACGGCTGGGAACAAGGGCAAGGCGCTATGATTTCCTTTACCAGAGTATCTGATACCATGAAATTAAAGGTAAATGGTACTGAAGTACCAGTCAACCAGCTTTCCAATACTGTTGATATTGGAAAATACCTGGTAAAAGGTACAAACAACATTACGGTAGAGGTTACCTCCAACCTGGCAAACATTAAAACAGAACGCACCCAGGAATTTGGTGTCATCGGTGATGTAACAGTTACTCCATATGTACAAACTACCCTAGAAATTCCTGAACCAGAACAACCAACCCCAAGCGAATCTTCCAATCCATCCACTCCTTCTGAAACTCCATCAGAAACTCCTTTCAATCCTTCTACCCCATCTACTTCCACTCCAACCACAGGGGATATGGCATTCCCAGCATTGATCGTTGCATTAGGGGCTGCTGGCGCTACTGCTCTGGTTATCGCAAAACGGAAAAAACATTAATTTTAAGTTGTACGGTAAAAGGTACAACATTTAACCTATCAAAAAACCACCAGTCTTAAAAAACTGGTGGTTTTTCTATGATTCAATAAGCTCGCTTCCATTTTCGCCAACAATCAAGATAGATTATATGGTGCTTTTATCCAAAGCATTAATCTTGATAAGGGGAAACTATAATTTTTCGGAACGAAAAGTAATCAATAAGATACAATGTCATGTTAAAACAAAAGCTTCCAATTCAGCACTTGCTATACAAATCTGTATTTAAACTATAGGCACAAACTATAAAATTAGTATGTCATCATTATTCTGATGACATACTAACGCTATTCTAAAATTTTTACTTTCAATATTCTTGAAAAAATTCTATTATAACTCTTGTAAAATAGCGTCACCCATTTCGGAACAGGTTACTAAAGTATTGCCTTCACTCATGATATCACCTGTACGATATCCCTTTTGTAGTACTTTCTTAATCGCCTGATCAACATCATCGGCTTCTTTATCCATATCAAAGGAATAACGCAGCATCATCGAAGCAGAAAGAATGGTCGCAATTGGGTTGGCTTTATTCTGTCCCGCAATATCCGGTGCGGAACCATGGCTTGGTTCATACATACCAAACTTTGTTTCGTTTAAGCTGGCGGAAGCCAACATGCCAATGGAACCAGTAACCATACTTGCTTCATCAGACAAAATATCCCCAAACATATTTTCTGTCAAAATAACGTCAAATTGTTTTGGGTCACGTACCAATTGCATTGCGCAGTTATCCACCAACATATCCTCTAATTCTACATCTGGATAGTCTTTTGCAACTTCATGTACCACTTTTCTCCATAAACGGGAAGAATCCAGTACATTGGCTTTATCCACGCTGGTCACTTTATTGCGGCGTTTCCGGGCAATGTCAAACCCTTTGATGGCAATCCTTCTAATTTCATTTTCATCATAAGTTAAGGTATCAATGGCCTTTTGCACCCCATTTTCCTCAATGGTTTTGCGTTCCCCAAAGTACAAGCCTCCAGTCAATTCACGCATAATCATCATATCAAATCCATCGCCAATAATATCTTCCCGCAATGGACAAGCCGCGTTTAATTCCTCATATAATACGGCTGGACGAAGGTTCGCGAACAAGTTCAGCCCTTTCCGAATTGCCAACAGACCTTTTTCTGGACGTAAATTGGCTGGCTGGTTATCCCATTTCGGACCACCAACAGCACCCAATAAAACCGCATCGCTTTGTTTTGCGGTTTCCAAAGCTTCGTTTGTCAAAGGCACACCAGTAGCGTCAATGGATACACCGCCCATTAACACATCAGTATAATGGAAAGTATGGCCGTATTTTTCGGCAATTTTGTTCAATACACGGAGCGCCTGATCCACAATTTCAGGACCAATGCCATCCCCTTTAATAACAGCAATCTTTTTTTCCATGGTTCAAAAACTCCTTTATCTGACAGTAACCACAGGTAAATGCCTGTGGTTACATTCATATTATTTTCCCTGTTTTTGTTTGATTGAATTTAACAGTCCATTGGCGTTGATAATCTCTTTAATAAATTCTGGGAATGGTTGCGCCTGATAAGTTTCATTTTTGGTCAAATTGGTGATAACACCTGTATCAAAATCCACTTCCACTTCATCGCCATCCTGAATTTTTTCAGCAGCCTCTGGACATTCCATAATTGGCAAGCCAATATTGATTGCGTTGCGGTAGAAAATACGCGCAAAAGTAGAAGCAATAACCACCGAAATGCCACTTTCCTTGATGACCAGTGGGGCGTGCTCACGGGAAGAACCACAGCCGAAATTGCTGTGTGCCACCATAATATCCCCTGGTTTCACTTTCTTTACAAAATCCGCGTCAATATCTTCCATACAGTGGGAAGCCAATTCTTTGCGGTCCATAATATTTAAATATCTTGCTGGGATAATAACATCGGTATCCACATTATCCCCATACTGATGTACTAAACCATGTGCTTTCATTGTTGGGTTTCCTCCTTACATAATTTCTTCCGGAGAACTGATTTTTCCGGTAATCGCACTCGCTGCTGCTACTTCTGGGCTTGCTAGATAAACTTCACTTTCAATGTGCCCCATACGCCCAACAAAGTTGCGGTTTGTTGTCGCAACAGCACGTTCACCTGCTGCCAAAATACCCATATGTCCACCAAGGCAAGGACCACAAGTTGGTGTGGATACGCTGCATCCAGCGTTAATGAAAATTTCTAAATATCCCAATTTCATTGCTTCCAGATAGATCTTTTGGGTTGCTGGAATAATAATGGCACGTACATTTTTCGCGATGTGTTTGCCCTCCATAATTTTAGCAGCTGCCGCAATATCGGACAAACGTCCATTGGTACAAGAACCAATTACAACCTGGTCAATCTTTACATCGCCAACTTCATCAATGGTTTTTGTGTTCTCTGGCAAATGTGGAAAAGCGACAGTGGATTTAATTTCAGAGAGGTTGATATCATATACTTTGGTATACTCCGCATCTGGATCAGGAGCGTATACCGTATAGGATTTGGTGGAATGTTCTTTCAGATAAGCTTCTGTAATATCATCCACTTCAAAGATACCGTTTTTCGCACCCGCTTCAATTGCCATATTTGCCATGCAAAGGCGGTCATCCATGCTCAAGCTGTGCAGACCTTCCCCACCAAATTCCATGGACTGATAGAGTGCGCCATCTACACCAATCATTCCAATAATATGTAAAATAACATCTTTCCCGCTCACCCATTTGTTGAGTTTTCCCGTTAAATTAAAACGAATTGCGGAAGGCACTTTAAACCAAGCTTCCCCGGTAGCCATTCCAGCGGCCATATCGGTGGAACCCACACCGGTGGAAAATGCGCCTAGTGCGCCATAAGTACAGGTATGAGAATCAGCACCAATAGTTAAATCCCCTGCTACTACTAATCCTTTTTCAGGGATCAGGGCGTGCTCAATTCCCATATCCCCAACATCATAATAATGTACAACCCCTTTATCTAACGCAAAATCACGGCATTGTTTTACCATAGTAGCGGAT
This is a stretch of genomic DNA from Clostridium facile. It encodes these proteins:
- the leuC gene encoding 3-isopropylmalate dehydratase large subunit gives rise to the protein MGMTMSQKILAAHAGLDHVVPGQLIKAKLDLVHGNDVTTPVAINEFEKNGFDTVFDQNKVAMIMDHFTPNKDIKSATMVKQCRDFALDKGVVHYYDVGDMGIEHALIPEKGLVVAGDLTIGADSHTCTYGALGAFSTGVGSTDMAAGMATGEAWFKVPSAIRFNLTGKLNKWVSGKDVILHIIGMIGVDGALYQSMEFGGEGLHSLSMDDRLCMANMAIEAGAKNGIFEVDDITEAYLKEHSTKSYTVYAPDPDAEYTKVYDINLSEIKSTVAFPHLPENTKTIDEVGDVKIDQVVIGSCTNGRLSDIAAAAKIMEGKHIAKNVRAIIIPATQKIYLEAMKLGYLEIFINAGCSVSTPTCGPCLGGHMGILAAGERAVATTNRNFVGRMGHIESEVYLASPEVAAASAITGKISSPEEIM